The DNA sequence ATTTGACGCCTTAGAGAAGTACCCAACATGTTTAAGTAATGCTGCTATAAGCCATCCTTCAAAAAGGCCAGCAAAGAGGGCACCTGAAAAACCCAATTTAAATTTCCCTATTTCAACTTTTCCAATTTCAACACCAATTAAAATTGTTGAAAAAATCAAAAAGAATTGGTTTGATAAGATCTCATAGAGCATTTCTTTTCTCCGTTTTTAAATAAGTTCTGGTATCGTTTTTGCAACAGTTATTCCCAATTTTTTTAATTCTTTTTCTTTGTATTCTACACTTCCGAAGTATCCACGAACTATTGCACCAGCATGTCCCATTCTCTTGCCTTTTGGGGCAAATCTTCCAGCAAAGAAGACTTTTATTTCTCCTTTATAGCCTACATCAAGGGCATGTTGAATACCATCTATTTCTTCATTTCCCCCCAATTCGCCTATGATCCTGACTTTTGTTATGCTTTTTTTGATTAGCCAGTCGAAAACTTCTGCAATTGAAGTCCCCGTAATGGGATCCCCACCCAATCCAATGGCAACTTTTATTCCACTTGAATGCAATGAGAGATAATTCGAAACCTCATACATTAAGGTGCCACTTTTGGATATAACGGCTATATCTCCGGGAACAAAAGCTTTTTCTGGCATGATACCTATTTTGCTTATTCCGGGTAATATCAATCCTGGACAATTTGGACCAATTATCCTAACGTTTTTCTTTTTTGCAACGTGATATAAATATAAAGCATCATATTGAGGAATGTGTTCAGTCACAATCACAATTTTCTTGATCCCAGCATCTATAGATTCTAAAACGGCATCTTTTGCATACATTGCTGGAACGAACACCACTGAGGTATCAACATTATATTTAGCTACCGCATCCTTCATATTATCCAAAACAGGTATACCATGGGTATTCATTAGCCTACTTCTCTTTGAAACTCCGCACACAATGTTGGTACCATATGCTTTCATCTTTAAGGCATGAAACGTTCCGTATTTCCCCATTCCTTGAACACACACTTTTTCTTTTCCTGTGATCACATTTCATCACCTGCCACAGCGCTTTTCACCATCAAATACATGTCATCGTAATAGTTAATATGATTTTCTTTCAATATCTCTTTTGCTTTTTCTTCGTTTGTTCCCGTTAATCTAACGTAAAGCACATAATCTGGATTTTCTTTTTTAAAATCGACAATAGCTCGCGCTATTTCATCGCATTTTGTAATTCCACCGAATATATTCATAATGGTTTTTCTAATTCCATAGCTTTTAAGTGTTTCAAGTGCAAACACTGTAACATCTTTGTTTGCCCCTCCGCCAAGGTCTAAAAAATCAGCCGGCTCACCTCCAAAATACTTAACCATATCTATGGTCGCCATCACTATGCCAGCTCCGCACCCTATTACTCCTATATTTCCTTCTAACTTCACGTAATGAAATGGATAAGGGTTTTCTTCCGCAAATTTTTTAGCCCAAGATTGTCTATAAATCGCTGAATCATCTAAATGAAAAACGGCGTCAAGTGCTACAAATCCTCCAT is a window from the Mesoaciditoga lauensis cd-1655R = DSM 25116 genome containing:
- a CDS encoding succinate--CoA ligase subunit alpha; protein product: MITGKEKVCVQGMGKYGTFHALKMKAYGTNIVCGVSKRSRLMNTHGIPVLDNMKDAVAKYNVDTSVVFVPAMYAKDAVLESIDAGIKKIVIVTEHIPQYDALYLYHVAKKKNVRIIGPNCPGLILPGISKIGIMPEKAFVPGDIAVISKSGTLMYEVSNYLSLHSSGIKVAIGLGGDPITGTSIAEVFDWLIKKSITKVRIIGELGGNEEIDGIQHALDVGYKGEIKVFFAGRFAPKGKRMGHAGAIVRGYFGSVEYKEKELKKLGITVAKTIPELI
- a CDS encoding succinyl-CoA synthetase, with protein sequence SLIYSNDGGIDVETSQNFVKGQFDKMIKNIDPRIAKITLILKKIALEKDITLLEINPLGEMENGGFVALDAVFHLDDSAIYRQSWAKKFAEENPYPFHYVKLEGNIGVIGCGAGIVMATIDMVKYFGGEPADFLDLGGGANKDVTVFALETLKSYGIRKTIMNIFGGITKCDEIARAIVDFKKENPDYVLYVRLTGTNEEKAKEILKENHINYYDDMYLMVKSAVAGDEM